One window of Candidatus Nitrospira kreftii genomic DNA carries:
- a CDS encoding Signal peptidase, with translation MRNCLVVAVIGLCLSGCTFNFPLFPGPGPLQEAQVDGTGKAKVLLIEISGVISSQEKEGFRPSASMIASVKEQLTRASKDEQIKAIVLRINTPGGTVTASDIIYHELKRFKTTRKIPIIASIMDIGTSGGYYIAAAADTVLAHPSSVTGSIGVIMLTVNAKGLLEKIGVEATAVTSGPRKDMGSPFRTMTLEERAIFQGLIDSFYQRFLNIVQEGRSNLQMEQIKRLADGRIYTGEQAKTAGLVDEIGYLEDAVELAKKKAGLTEARVVTYQRPGEYSNNVYSRILAPGVLAGFADFDLASFVRGGTPQFMYLWMP, from the coding sequence ATGCGTAATTGCTTGGTCGTGGCCGTCATCGGACTCTGTTTATCCGGCTGCACGTTTAACTTTCCGCTGTTCCCTGGACCAGGACCTCTGCAAGAAGCCCAGGTCGATGGGACCGGAAAGGCAAAGGTCTTACTGATCGAAATTTCCGGAGTCATCAGTTCTCAAGAGAAGGAAGGATTCCGGCCTTCGGCCAGTATGATCGCGAGCGTGAAGGAACAGCTGACACGAGCCTCAAAGGATGAGCAGATCAAAGCGATCGTGCTTCGCATCAATACGCCAGGTGGGACGGTCACGGCATCGGATATTATTTACCATGAACTCAAGAGGTTCAAAACCACGCGAAAAATCCCCATCATCGCGTCGATCATGGATATCGGGACATCCGGGGGATACTATATTGCCGCCGCAGCGGATACCGTTCTTGCTCATCCATCATCCGTCACAGGCAGCATCGGTGTCATCATGCTCACGGTCAACGCCAAAGGGTTGTTGGAAAAAATCGGGGTTGAGGCGACGGCGGTCACATCAGGCCCTCGCAAGGACATGGGCTCGCCGTTTCGCACCATGACGCTGGAAGAACGAGCCATCTTCCAGGGACTCATCGATTCATTTTATCAACGATTCTTGAACATCGTGCAGGAAGGCCGCTCCAACTTACAGATGGAGCAGATCAAACGATTGGCCGATGGACGAATCTATACCGGTGAGCAAGCCAAAACCGCGGGCTTAGTCGATGAGATCGGCTATTTGGAAGATGCGGTTGAGTTGGCCAAGAAGAAGGCGGGACTGACAGAAGCCCGCGTCGTGACCTACCAGCGTCCAGGAGAATACTCCAACAACGTCTACTCACGCATTCTGGCACCTGGTGTGCTGGCAGGGTTTGCCGACTTCGATCTGGCGTCATTTGTCAGAGGAGGGACGCCACAGTTCATGTATCTCTGGATGCCATAG
- a CDS encoding Dihydroorotase, with protein sequence MSILIKGGRVLDPGRFVGIADVLIDNGKIAALGQNLPAPAEARTIQASGKVVMPGFVDLHVHFREPGFEYKETIQSGSAAAVAGGFTTVCCMPNTNPVNDNQAVTEFMLERSRLAGLANVLPIGAITKGSEGKELAEIGDLRRSGCVAISDDGKPVMNSLVMRRAMEYALAFDLAVVDHCEDLHLAEGGCMNEGLISTELGLPGIPAAAEDVMVARNLSLSELTGARLHLAHISTTGSVRMVREAKGRGIHVTAEACPHHFMLTEELVRGYNTHAKMNPPLRTWADVQAIKEGLRDGTIDVIATDHAPHATQEKQQDFTEAPFGIVGLETALPLTLGLVEEGVLSLEQAVQKLTSAPATAFGLNKGTLAVGADADVVIVDQHEPWEVDPTKFRSKSRNTPFAGWKVKGRVHVTIVGGKVVFETGVAER encoded by the coding sequence GTGTCGATTCTGATTAAAGGCGGGCGTGTTCTTGACCCAGGACGATTTGTTGGGATCGCTGATGTGCTGATTGACAACGGGAAAATTGCGGCGCTTGGTCAGAATCTTCCCGCACCGGCTGAGGCGCGAACCATTCAAGCGAGTGGGAAAGTCGTCATGCCGGGGTTTGTTGATTTGCATGTCCACTTTCGTGAACCGGGATTTGAGTACAAGGAGACGATTCAAAGCGGTAGTGCCGCAGCCGTCGCAGGTGGCTTTACGACCGTCTGTTGCATGCCGAACACGAATCCAGTGAATGACAATCAAGCGGTCACTGAATTCATGTTGGAACGCTCTCGATTGGCCGGCCTTGCGAACGTCTTGCCGATCGGTGCGATTACGAAGGGATCGGAGGGAAAGGAGTTAGCGGAAATCGGTGACTTACGACGGTCCGGCTGCGTAGCGATCTCTGACGATGGAAAGCCCGTCATGAACAGTCTGGTCATGCGGCGCGCGATGGAATACGCCTTGGCATTCGATCTCGCAGTCGTCGACCATTGTGAAGATCTGCATTTGGCTGAAGGTGGCTGCATGAACGAAGGATTGATCTCGACTGAACTTGGATTGCCTGGTATCCCCGCGGCAGCGGAGGATGTCATGGTCGCGCGCAATCTCTCACTCTCTGAGCTGACCGGAGCCCGGCTCCATCTTGCACATATCAGCACGACTGGGTCTGTTCGGATGGTCCGCGAAGCAAAAGGTCGTGGGATTCACGTGACCGCCGAAGCCTGTCCACATCACTTCATGCTCACAGAAGAGTTGGTGCGGGGATACAATACGCATGCCAAGATGAACCCTCCGTTGCGCACGTGGGCGGATGTCCAAGCGATCAAGGAAGGATTGCGAGACGGGACGATCGATGTGATCGCGACGGACCATGCGCCCCATGCGACGCAGGAAAAGCAGCAAGACTTTACCGAGGCCCCATTCGGCATCGTTGGGCTTGAGACGGCGCTTCCGTTGACGTTGGGACTGGTGGAAGAAGGCGTGCTGTCGCTGGAACAAGCGGTGCAGAAACTGACATCGGCACCGGCGACGGCGTTCGGACTGAACAAGGGTACACTTGCAGTCGGTGCAGATGCCGATGTGGTGATCGTGGATCAGCACGAACCATGGGAAGTCGATCCGACGAAATTTCGGTCTAAGAGCCGCAATACACCGTTCGCCGGGTGGAAGGTCAAGGGACGGGTGCATGTCACCATCGTCGGCGGCAAGGTCGTGTTTGAGACCGGCGTCGCGGAGCGATAG
- a CDS encoding carbamoyl-phosphate synthase, large subunit, with amino-acid sequence MPKRTDIQSILMIGSGPIVIGQACEFDYSGTQACKALKAEGYRIVLINSNPATIMTDPEMADRTYVEPITVEVVERVIARERPDALLPTMGGQTALNTTMGLVKQGVLEKYGVKLIGASAEAIHKAEDREAFKMAMQRIGLRVPTSGTAHNRQEAVAILETVGFPAIIRPSFTMGGTGGNIAYNREEFEKLIDWALAMSPVSQVLIEESVIGWKEYELEVMRDLKDNVVIVCPIENFDPMGVHTGDSITVAPAMTLTDKEYQRMRDAALRVIREIGVDTGGSNIQFGVNPANGEMVVIEMNPRVSRSSALASKATGFPIAKIAAKLAVGYTLDEITNDITGVTKASFEPAIDYVVVKIPRFAFQKFKGADPTLTTQMKSVGEVMAIGRTFKESLQKAIRSLELELNGLVSRFGIDRGIPAEFDRQAAKEKLERMLRSPIPERLWYLADAMRLGLTDEELFVTTMVDPWFLAQVRELIDFERVLVDHAADPGSVLNGALLWDAKELGFSDDRIAHLLGCEVSGVTSARMQHPTRGVTYKRVDTCAAEFEAQTPYLYSTYGRECEARPSDREKVVILGGGPNRIGQGIEFDYCCVHAAMALREDGIDTIMVNCNPETVSTDYDTSDRLYFEPLTQEDVLNLIHREQPIGVVLQFGGQTPLKLALPLSKAGVKILGTSPDAIDLAEDRERFRELLTRLGLRQAESGMARSVKEAVQIAGRVSYPVMVRPSYVLGGRSMQIVYDESGLLEYMQSAVKASPKHPVLIDKYLADAIEVDADAISDGDTVVVAGIMEHIEEAGVHSGDSACSLPPYTLDTAIVSEIERQMRMLALELGVIGLMNAQFAVKGRTIYVLEVNPRGSRTVPFVSKAIGVPLAKLAMKVMMGKTLKELGFTSAPLPEHFSVKEAVFPFNKFPGVDVLLGPEMKSTGEVMGIDGDFGWAFAKSQAGAGAGLPTVGTVFISVKESDRPAALEVGKVLNRLGMRIQGTSGTAGYLREHGLSVEVVNKVAEGRPHIVDHIKNGSVALVVNTVRTASAHADSLSIRREALHRGIPYFTTMRGAHAAAMGIEAILKKTLSIRSLQEYHQA; translated from the coding sequence ATGCCAAAACGAACGGACATTCAGTCAATCCTCATGATCGGGTCTGGCCCGATCGTCATCGGTCAAGCCTGCGAGTTTGATTATTCCGGGACCCAGGCCTGCAAAGCGCTTAAGGCAGAAGGCTACCGAATCGTTCTGATCAACAGCAATCCGGCTACGATCATGACGGATCCGGAGATGGCTGATCGAACGTATGTGGAGCCGATTACCGTCGAGGTGGTTGAGCGCGTGATTGCTCGTGAGCGTCCCGATGCCTTGCTTCCGACCATGGGTGGGCAAACGGCTCTCAACACCACGATGGGTTTAGTGAAGCAAGGAGTTCTTGAGAAATATGGTGTGAAGCTCATCGGTGCCTCGGCAGAAGCCATTCATAAAGCCGAGGATCGGGAAGCGTTTAAGATGGCCATGCAGCGAATCGGCCTCCGAGTACCAACGAGCGGTACGGCACACAATCGGCAGGAAGCCGTGGCCATTCTGGAGACGGTGGGATTTCCGGCGATCATTCGACCGTCTTTTACGATGGGAGGCACCGGCGGAAATATCGCGTACAACCGAGAAGAATTCGAGAAATTGATCGATTGGGCGCTCGCGATGAGCCCAGTCAGCCAAGTGTTGATCGAAGAGTCGGTCATCGGATGGAAAGAATATGAACTCGAGGTCATGCGGGATCTAAAAGACAATGTCGTTATCGTGTGTCCGATTGAAAATTTCGATCCGATGGGCGTGCATACTGGAGACAGCATCACTGTCGCACCCGCGATGACATTGACTGACAAAGAATATCAACGCATGCGTGACGCGGCTCTTCGTGTGATTCGGGAAATCGGCGTCGATACCGGTGGCTCGAACATTCAGTTCGGCGTCAATCCGGCGAACGGGGAGATGGTCGTCATTGAAATGAACCCTCGGGTGTCGCGCAGTTCGGCGCTAGCGTCCAAGGCGACCGGATTCCCGATCGCAAAAATTGCCGCCAAGCTTGCCGTCGGATATACCTTGGATGAAATCACCAATGATATTACCGGTGTCACCAAAGCTTCTTTTGAACCGGCGATCGACTATGTGGTGGTCAAAATTCCTCGTTTTGCATTCCAGAAGTTCAAGGGGGCGGATCCGACCTTGACCACACAAATGAAGTCGGTCGGCGAAGTGATGGCCATCGGAAGGACGTTCAAGGAATCCTTGCAGAAGGCCATTCGGTCGCTCGAATTAGAACTGAACGGCTTGGTTTCCCGGTTTGGGATTGATCGGGGCATACCGGCCGAGTTTGATCGACAGGCGGCGAAGGAAAAACTTGAACGTATGCTTCGCAGCCCGATTCCGGAACGGCTCTGGTACCTCGCTGATGCCATGCGACTCGGATTGACGGACGAAGAGCTGTTTGTCACGACCATGGTTGATCCCTGGTTCCTGGCGCAGGTAAGGGAGTTGATTGATTTTGAACGCGTACTTGTCGATCATGCCGCCGATCCAGGTTCAGTATTGAACGGGGCGCTACTCTGGGACGCGAAAGAGTTGGGGTTTTCCGATGATCGCATCGCGCACCTGCTCGGATGTGAGGTGTCCGGGGTCACCAGCGCGCGCATGCAACATCCGACACGAGGGGTTACCTATAAGCGAGTGGATACCTGCGCGGCGGAATTCGAGGCACAAACTCCATACTTATATTCAACGTATGGGAGAGAGTGTGAAGCTCGACCCTCTGACCGGGAAAAAGTGGTGATTCTCGGTGGCGGGCCGAATCGCATCGGACAAGGAATTGAGTTCGACTATTGTTGTGTCCATGCGGCGATGGCACTCCGGGAAGATGGGATCGATACGATCATGGTGAATTGCAATCCGGAAACCGTGAGTACGGATTACGATACATCTGATCGACTTTATTTTGAGCCACTCACGCAGGAAGATGTGCTGAATCTGATCCATCGCGAGCAGCCGATCGGAGTCGTCTTACAGTTTGGCGGTCAGACGCCCTTGAAACTTGCTCTACCGTTGTCGAAGGCGGGTGTGAAGATTCTTGGTACAAGCCCGGATGCCATCGATTTAGCCGAAGACCGAGAACGATTCCGAGAGCTTCTGACAAGGTTGGGATTACGGCAGGCGGAAAGCGGAATGGCGCGGTCGGTTAAAGAGGCGGTGCAGATTGCTGGAAGGGTCAGTTACCCGGTCATGGTCAGACCGTCGTACGTCTTGGGCGGGCGTTCGATGCAGATCGTCTATGACGAATCCGGCTTGTTGGAGTATATGCAATCAGCAGTGAAGGCGTCCCCCAAGCATCCGGTGTTGATTGATAAGTATCTGGCCGATGCGATCGAGGTCGATGCGGATGCCATTTCCGACGGAGACACCGTGGTTGTGGCGGGTATCATGGAACATATCGAGGAGGCGGGTGTGCATTCCGGCGACTCCGCCTGCTCACTCCCTCCATACACCTTGGATACAGCCATTGTTAGCGAGATTGAGCGTCAAATGCGCATGCTGGCCTTGGAGCTTGGGGTCATCGGTCTGATGAATGCGCAATTTGCCGTGAAAGGTCGGACGATCTACGTGCTCGAGGTGAATCCACGGGGGTCTCGAACCGTGCCGTTCGTCAGCAAAGCGATTGGCGTGCCGCTCGCAAAGTTAGCCATGAAAGTCATGATGGGAAAAACTCTCAAGGAACTCGGCTTTACCAGTGCCCCTCTACCTGAGCACTTCTCGGTGAAAGAAGCCGTCTTCCCGTTTAACAAATTTCCCGGTGTTGATGTGTTGTTGGGGCCGGAGATGAAGTCGACCGGCGAAGTGATGGGGATCGATGGCGATTTTGGATGGGCGTTTGCGAAATCGCAAGCGGGAGCCGGGGCAGGCCTTCCCACGGTGGGGACGGTCTTTATCAGCGTGAAAGAATCCGATCGCCCGGCGGCTCTTGAGGTCGGCAAGGTATTGAACAGGCTAGGGATGCGCATTCAAGGAACGAGTGGAACAGCGGGATACTTGCGCGAGCACGGGCTTTCCGTAGAAGTTGTGAATAAGGTGGCTGAAGGGCGGCCTCATATCGTCGATCACATTAAAAATGGTTCAGTAGCGCTCGTGGTCAATACGGTGCGAACTGCTTCGGCTCATGCCGACTCCTTGTCGATCAGAAGGGAGGCATTGCATCGAGGCATTCCGTATTTTACAACGATGCGTGGCGCCCATGCGGCGGCAATGGGAATTGAAGCCATCTTGAAAAAAACTCTATCGATCCGTTCACTGCAAGAGTATCATCAAGCATAA
- a CDS encoding Peptidase M48 has protein sequence MEQRIDQKIDTLCSTIIGRRALLQRGARWLAGFSWLFSIATAGGLVSTLTGCVRAPGTARDQFIYISEEKEIAMGIGAYRELLRKAPVSDDLVLNEMVNRVGRRIAAVANKPEYQWEFAIIKDDRTINAFALPGGKVAIFTGILKLTKNEDGLATVIGHEVAHALQRHGAERYSRSILEMIGQVGALAAGAAVGRPDAAMAAMSAYGVGVSLPFGRKQESEADYIGLKLMAQAGYDPREAVPFWERMSGCPRQMINKVCFRSQHNIPEFLSTHPSDIARINQIEAWIPEALKHYDAAQGGVRPVPAPYQPLIGPMPPSS, from the coding sequence ATGGAACAGAGGATAGATCAGAAGATCGACACGTTGTGCTCAACGATCATTGGGCGCCGAGCCTTGTTGCAACGTGGTGCTCGATGGCTGGCAGGCTTCAGCTGGCTCTTCAGCATCGCGACTGCCGGTGGACTGGTCTCAACGCTGACGGGATGTGTGCGCGCGCCGGGCACGGCACGGGATCAATTTATTTACATATCCGAGGAGAAAGAAATTGCCATGGGGATCGGCGCGTACCGTGAGTTACTGCGCAAAGCGCCTGTCAGTGACGATTTGGTGTTGAATGAGATGGTCAATCGGGTCGGGAGACGTATCGCGGCAGTCGCGAATAAACCGGAATATCAATGGGAGTTTGCCATCATCAAGGACGATCGCACCATCAACGCGTTCGCCTTACCGGGTGGGAAGGTGGCGATCTTCACGGGAATTTTGAAGCTGACCAAGAACGAAGACGGCTTAGCAACCGTGATCGGGCATGAGGTGGCGCACGCGCTTCAGCGTCATGGAGCCGAGCGGTACAGCCGGAGTATCCTTGAAATGATCGGACAAGTCGGCGCGCTTGCAGCCGGTGCTGCCGTCGGTCGCCCGGATGCCGCGATGGCGGCGATGAGTGCTTATGGGGTGGGGGTGTCATTGCCGTTTGGACGAAAACAGGAGTCTGAAGCGGACTACATCGGACTCAAGCTGATGGCGCAGGCCGGCTACGATCCTCGAGAAGCGGTCCCATTTTGGGAGCGGATGAGTGGATGTCCAAGGCAAATGATCAATAAGGTCTGTTTTCGGTCGCAGCATAATATTCCGGAGTTTCTTTCCACGCACCCTTCCGATATCGCGCGCATCAACCAAATTGAAGCCTGGATTCCTGAAGCGCTGAAGCACTACGATGCGGCACAGGGGGGTGTGCGACCCGTGCCGGCCCCCTATCAGCCACTGATCGGGCCTATGCCACCATCCAGCTGA
- a CDS encoding carbamoyl phosphate synthetase small subunit, glutamine amidotransferase — protein MKKALLALADGTVFEGRALGYEGEAAGEVVFNTAMTGYQEVLTDPSYKGQIITMTCPHIGNYGVTPEDMESRRSWAEGFVVLEASRLISNWRSKQTIQEMLTEAQVVAIEGIDTRALTRHLREHGSQQGVITHVDLDRDRAIGRAKQAPSIIGRDLATEVTCACPYEWTTGSGEWIPEASTNGRDDGRSTRRRVVAYDFGIKHNILRRLVDVGCQVTVVPAGTTAAEVEALRPDGIFLSNGPGDPEGVPYAVKAMEELIGRYPIFGICLGHQILCLALGLKTYKLKFGHHGANHPVMDLRSRKVEITSQNHNFAVQSPAPLREVPKVPPVIETRYGKLSLTHVSLNDYSIEGMACMDHPVFSVQYHPEAAPGPHDAAYLFEEFVRLMEKQHA, from the coding sequence ATGAAAAAGGCATTGTTGGCACTGGCAGATGGGACGGTATTCGAAGGCCGTGCGCTTGGCTATGAGGGGGAGGCGGCCGGCGAAGTCGTCTTTAACACGGCTATGACCGGCTATCAAGAGGTACTGACTGATCCATCGTATAAGGGGCAGATCATTACCATGACGTGCCCGCACATCGGCAATTACGGTGTGACACCGGAAGATATGGAGTCGCGTCGATCATGGGCTGAAGGCTTCGTCGTATTGGAAGCCAGTCGTCTGATCAGTAATTGGCGAAGTAAGCAGACGATTCAGGAAATGCTGACGGAAGCGCAGGTTGTCGCAATCGAAGGAATCGATACGAGAGCCTTGACGCGGCATTTACGTGAGCATGGGTCGCAACAGGGGGTCATAACGCATGTCGATTTGGATCGTGACCGAGCCATCGGTCGAGCCAAGCAAGCACCCAGCATCATTGGGCGAGACTTGGCCACCGAGGTCACCTGCGCGTGTCCATACGAATGGACGACAGGATCAGGCGAGTGGATACCAGAGGCCTCGACAAATGGGCGAGACGACGGACGGTCTACACGGCGGCGAGTCGTGGCCTACGACTTTGGGATCAAACATAACATTCTGAGGCGATTGGTCGATGTGGGTTGTCAGGTGACGGTTGTGCCTGCTGGGACAACCGCGGCAGAGGTTGAAGCGCTGCGACCAGACGGTATTTTCCTCTCTAACGGCCCAGGTGATCCGGAAGGAGTTCCCTATGCGGTTAAGGCCATGGAGGAGCTGATTGGCCGGTATCCAATCTTCGGTATTTGTTTAGGCCATCAGATTCTGTGCTTAGCCCTTGGCCTCAAAACCTACAAGTTGAAATTCGGTCATCATGGGGCCAACCATCCTGTGATGGATCTCCGTTCGAGAAAAGTTGAAATCACCTCACAGAATCATAACTTCGCCGTGCAGAGTCCTGCGCCTCTTCGCGAAGTGCCGAAGGTACCGCCGGTAATCGAGACACGCTATGGGAAACTATCGCTCACCCATGTCAGCCTGAATGATTACTCGATCGAAGGAATGGCGTGCATGGACCATCCGGTATTCTCCGTGCAATACCACCCGGAGGCGGCACCGGGACCCCATGATGCTGCGTACTTGTTTGAAGAATTCGTGCGACTTATGGAGAAACAACATGCGTAA
- a CDS encoding Pyrimidine operon regulatory protein / Uracil phosphoribosyltransferase: protein MMSPTNKSAERKDVKIIMDAGDISRAMMRIAHEILERNKGVKDLTLVGIRTGGVHLAHRLVKRIQSIEGVPVPIGELDITLYRDDLALRKDQPILRKTSVPFDMTNKVVVLVDDVLFTGRTIRAAMDSLMDLGRPEEIQLAVLVDRGHRQLPIKANYIGKNLPTSRDEQVQVLLEENGEDDRVIILKA from the coding sequence ATGATGTCTCCTACGAACAAGTCAGCCGAGCGGAAAGATGTAAAGATAATCATGGATGCGGGTGACATTTCCCGTGCCATGATGCGTATCGCCCATGAGATCTTAGAGCGAAATAAAGGCGTGAAGGATCTGACGTTGGTGGGTATTAGAACGGGAGGTGTCCATCTGGCACATCGGCTCGTCAAACGTATCCAAAGTATTGAGGGCGTGCCGGTTCCGATCGGTGAACTGGATATTACACTCTATCGTGATGATCTGGCATTACGGAAAGATCAACCGATCCTGAGGAAAACCTCCGTCCCATTCGATATGACGAATAAAGTGGTGGTGCTCGTGGACGACGTATTATTTACCGGCAGAACGATTCGTGCGGCCATGGATAGCCTCATGGACCTTGGGCGACCAGAAGAAATTCAGCTGGCAGTGTTGGTCGATCGTGGTCATCGTCAACTGCCGATCAAGGCCAACTACATCGGGAAGAACCTACCGACTTCTCGGGACGAGCAGGTCCAAGTCTTGTTGGAAGAAAATGGAGAGGATGATCGGGTGATCATCTTGAAGGCGTGA
- a CDS encoding hypothetical protein (conserved membrane protein of unknown function): protein MLSGAVIPAVFNTFGGQDSGGMFLTRAFEGYQRFVIGASVILCVAAWFRWWIGDPMVAVGRSEIIVLVVMVMIAGLIIAVLHPYAAELQAQAFATKDETAKKAALESLFRVLMPIRSLYMLNLVLGLILIGIKTKRSVHRGGQGL, encoded by the coding sequence GTGCTGAGCGGGGCGGTCATTCCGGCCGTGTTCAACACATTCGGTGGACAGGATTCTGGAGGAATGTTTTTGACACGAGCGTTCGAAGGATATCAGCGGTTTGTGATAGGTGCGAGCGTGATCCTCTGTGTCGCGGCGTGGTTTCGATGGTGGATCGGGGATCCCATGGTAGCGGTCGGACGCAGTGAGATCATCGTGCTGGTCGTGATGGTAATGATTGCGGGGCTCATTATCGCGGTGTTGCATCCATATGCTGCGGAGCTACAAGCGCAGGCGTTCGCAACGAAGGATGAGACGGCAAAGAAAGCGGCACTGGAGAGCCTGTTTCGTGTTTTGATGCCGATCAGGTCGCTGTATATGCTCAACCTTGTCTTGGGACTGATTCTTATCGGGATCAAGACGAAACGGTCGGTCCATCGGGGTGGGCAAGGGCTATGA
- a CDS encoding Aspartate carbamoyltransferase, translating to MSLKRKDLLSLASLSADEMMLILETADSFKEVTGREIKKVPALRGKTVVNLFFEPSTRTRTSFELAAKRLSADVINFAPSSSSVVKGETLLDTARNIEAMQADIIVLRHSSAGAAETLANGVKSSVINAGDGWHEHPTQALLDLYTIRQRGMSFKGLRVAIVGDVSHSRVARSNIYALVKLGAEVRLIGPPTMMPCGVEKLGPKVYHHMDEGLRDVNVIMMLRLQLERQGRALFPTIREYSRLYGLTADRVQMADTGVIVMHPGPINRGVEIAPEVADSLSSVILDQVANGVAVRMGILYLMSGAN from the coding sequence ATGAGCCTCAAGCGCAAAGATCTGTTGAGTCTTGCCTCTTTATCGGCGGATGAGATGATGCTCATCCTGGAAACGGCCGACTCCTTCAAGGAAGTGACAGGACGAGAGATTAAAAAAGTACCGGCTCTCAGGGGCAAGACGGTTGTGAATCTGTTCTTTGAGCCAAGCACGAGAACCCGCACGTCCTTTGAATTAGCAGCCAAGCGGCTCAGTGCCGACGTGATTAATTTTGCGCCGTCTTCCAGCAGTGTAGTGAAGGGAGAGACGTTGCTCGACACGGCCCGGAACATTGAAGCCATGCAAGCCGACATTATCGTCCTGCGTCACTCGTCCGCGGGGGCTGCAGAAACCCTCGCAAACGGGGTCAAGTCGTCGGTCATCAATGCCGGCGATGGCTGGCATGAACATCCGACGCAGGCCTTGCTCGATCTGTATACGATCCGCCAACGAGGGATGAGCTTTAAGGGCCTGCGCGTGGCCATCGTCGGAGATGTATCGCATAGTCGAGTCGCTCGGTCGAACATTTATGCGCTCGTTAAGCTTGGCGCAGAAGTGCGTCTGATTGGGCCACCGACGATGATGCCGTGCGGTGTGGAGAAGCTCGGACCGAAGGTATACCACCACATGGACGAAGGCCTGCGCGACGTGAATGTCATCATGATGCTTCGGTTGCAATTGGAGCGTCAGGGACGCGCGTTGTTTCCGACCATCCGGGAATATTCGCGGCTCTACGGCTTGACAGCTGATCGAGTACAGATGGCGGACACCGGAGTGATTGTCATGCATCCGGGGCCGATCAATCGGGGAGTCGAAATCGCGCCGGAAGTGGCCGATAGTCTGTCCTCGGTCATTCTCGACCAAGTCGCCAACGGTGTTGCGGTGCGAATGGGAATTTTGTACCTCATGTCGGGAGCGAATTAG